One genomic region from Spirosoma sp. KCTC 42546 encodes:
- a CDS encoding SMP-30/gluconolactonase/LRE family protein produces MKALSLLCLLVFTPLLLWGQPTESYPVHPDAQPQEGVPKGEVLKFTFETSTIFPGTWREYWVYVPAQYKPSQPACVYINQDGIQWQAPAVFDNLIHKKEMPVTIGVFVMHGRVKAANPDAALDRFNRSFEYDGLGDNYARFLLDELLPDVETRKTTDGRAIRLSKNGNDRAIGGSSSGAVCAFTAAWERPDAFSRVFSTIGTYVGLRGADEEHTLVRKTEPKPLRIFLQDGTNDLNIYAGDWWMANQTMERALTFSGYEVQHVWGEGAHNGKHGTAIFPDAMRYLWKGWPEPVKTGTSKNQMLTDILLPNEGWQLVGEGYRRAEGLSANAKGEVFFSDGSAGKLWKVGLDDKLSRDDGKTSSVANGLKGNFSVVASNGNGYLTSPAQHANEPSSVWLIQPNGKKSKVDTGLMSATGVTLSPDQTLLYVADNRSHWVYSFSIKPDGTLANKQKYYWLHAPDTADDAGANGLKTDRDGRLYVASRLGIQVCDQAGRVNAILPIPNRNVSNICFGGSNFDILYATCGDKVYKRKLYVKGANAWEAPIKPTAPRL; encoded by the coding sequence ATGAAAGCGCTTTCTCTGCTTTGCCTTTTGGTCTTTACCCCATTATTACTTTGGGGCCAACCAACCGAATCGTATCCGGTTCATCCCGATGCCCAGCCTCAGGAGGGTGTTCCCAAAGGCGAAGTACTCAAATTTACGTTTGAAACCTCTACAATCTTTCCGGGTACCTGGCGTGAGTACTGGGTGTATGTACCTGCCCAATACAAGCCCTCTCAGCCCGCCTGCGTTTATATAAATCAGGACGGTATTCAGTGGCAGGCCCCGGCCGTTTTTGATAATTTGATTCATAAAAAAGAAATGCCTGTTACCATTGGCGTATTCGTTATGCATGGGCGGGTTAAAGCAGCTAATCCAGACGCTGCGCTCGATCGGTTCAATCGTAGTTTTGAATATGATGGATTGGGCGATAATTATGCCCGTTTCCTGCTGGACGAACTTTTGCCCGACGTAGAAACCAGAAAAACGACTGACGGACGAGCGATACGCCTATCTAAAAATGGTAACGATCGCGCCATTGGCGGATCAAGCAGCGGGGCGGTTTGTGCATTCACCGCGGCCTGGGAACGCCCAGACGCCTTTAGTCGGGTATTCAGTACGATTGGTACATACGTTGGGTTACGCGGGGCCGATGAGGAACATACATTGGTCCGTAAAACGGAGCCTAAACCACTCCGTATTTTTCTACAAGATGGTACTAACGACCTCAACATCTACGCTGGCGACTGGTGGATGGCGAACCAGACGATGGAACGCGCGCTCACATTTTCGGGCTATGAGGTACAGCACGTCTGGGGAGAAGGAGCTCACAATGGCAAACATGGAACGGCTATTTTTCCCGATGCCATGCGTTATCTGTGGAAAGGATGGCCCGAGCCTGTAAAAACAGGGACTTCTAAAAATCAGATGCTTACCGATATTTTACTGCCCAATGAAGGCTGGCAACTGGTTGGCGAAGGTTATCGACGCGCCGAAGGACTTAGTGCCAACGCCAAAGGCGAGGTATTTTTTTCGGATGGGTCGGCTGGAAAACTATGGAAGGTAGGCCTGGATGATAAACTAAGCCGGGATGATGGTAAAACTAGCTCGGTCGCCAACGGACTCAAGGGGAATTTCAGTGTTGTAGCCAGCAATGGAAACGGGTACCTCACCAGCCCGGCTCAGCATGCCAACGAGCCGAGTAGCGTGTGGCTGATTCAACCCAATGGCAAAAAGAGCAAGGTCGATACGGGTCTTATGTCGGCCACGGGCGTGACGCTTTCACCCGATCAAACGCTGTTATATGTGGCTGACAATCGCTCGCACTGGGTCTATAGTTTTTCAATCAAGCCGGATGGCACGCTGGCTAATAAGCAGAAATATTACTGGCTTCACGCACCAGATACCGCCGATGATGCTGGGGCGAATGGCCTCAAAACGGACCGCGACGGGCGGTTATACGTTGCCTCGCGATTGGGAATTCAGGTATGCGATCAGGCAGGTCGGGTCAATGCCATCCTGCCTATTCCCAACAGAAACGTATCCAACATCTGTTTTGGCGGATCGAATTTCGATATACTCTACGCAACTTGCGGTGATAAGGTGTACAAACGTAAACTATATGTCAAAGGCGCCAATGCCTGGGAAGCACCTATTAAACCTACTGCGCCAAGGTTATAA
- a CDS encoding DUF4886 domain-containing protein, translating into MIDLRHTRQKAGLLIILFFIVGTAFSQSVTNGGKQPLRLFLIGNSFSQNATKYLPQLSKEGGHNLVIGRAEIGGSSLQRHWNHAEAAERNPDDPEGKPYGGKSLKMLLSDGVWDVVTIQQASILSGDVETYRPYARKLYEYVKKLQPRANVVFHQTWAYRADSKDFSQISKGDSAKSAQEMWEKSRAAYHTIANELGIPVIPNGDAFYQMNAKKKWAYQADNTVDFRQLQAPNLPDQTHSLHMGYRWDNGKLAFDSHHANDAGCYLGALVWYGFLYNESPVKLTFSPEGVDPAFSKQLRKTAWATVKKEKKKE; encoded by the coding sequence ATGATTGATCTCAGACATACCAGACAAAAGGCAGGACTCCTTATTATACTGTTCTTTATTGTCGGAACTGCCTTCTCGCAGTCCGTTACCAACGGTGGGAAACAGCCATTGCGCTTATTTCTGATTGGTAATAGTTTTTCGCAAAACGCAACGAAATACCTGCCGCAACTAAGCAAAGAGGGTGGACATAACCTGGTGATTGGGCGTGCCGAAATTGGTGGGAGCTCCCTACAGCGGCACTGGAACCATGCCGAAGCAGCAGAACGGAATCCCGATGACCCCGAGGGGAAACCCTATGGCGGAAAATCGTTGAAGATGCTCTTGTCAGACGGCGTCTGGGATGTGGTTACCATTCAGCAGGCTTCCATCCTTTCCGGCGATGTGGAAACGTATCGACCCTACGCTCGTAAGTTGTATGAGTACGTGAAAAAACTACAGCCTCGGGCTAACGTAGTCTTTCATCAGACCTGGGCGTACCGGGCCGACTCAAAGGATTTTAGTCAAATTTCGAAAGGAGATTCGGCAAAGAGTGCACAGGAAATGTGGGAGAAATCAAGAGCGGCCTATCACACGATTGCGAACGAGCTGGGGATTCCGGTCATTCCCAATGGCGATGCTTTTTATCAGATGAATGCGAAGAAGAAATGGGCGTACCAGGCGGATAATACCGTTGACTTCCGTCAGCTTCAAGCGCCAAACCTACCAGACCAAACGCATTCCCTGCATATGGGGTATCGCTGGGATAACGGGAAACTGGCCTTTGATTCGCACCATGCGAACGATGCGGGTTGCTACTTAGGGGCTTTGGTATGGTATGGGTTTCTGTATAACGAATCACCAGTTAAACTGACATTTAGTCCCGAAGGGGTTGATCCGGCTTTTTCTAAACAGTTACGGAAAACAGCCTGGGCAACCGTTAAAAAGGAGAAAAAGAAAGAGTAA
- a CDS encoding GDSL-type esterase/lipase family protein — protein MRKIKATLGYRLLVFLFLPFGLAVAQNKPQVGTESANAPFELKNGDRVVFLGNSLFENDFQYGYLELALTTRWPDRDVTYRNLGWTGDNVYGVARSTITNPPTGYDLLMEHITKAQPTLVFVAYGGIEAQDGEAGLPSFTEGLGKLLDKIDQLGAKAILLSPIPILAADSAQSLAKRNAMLEVYASAIEKMASARGKRYIDIFKPIQEISKQTPLTDNGIHLNETGYYQLAMILERSLGLGARTAPISISISKQTAETSGPAKLLGTGNTNENLRFTIDERSLPLPTPADAKGLPDQAQVLKLTGLKKGFYTLTADNEELVTASAKQWEEGVAIRQGSNFEQVRELRQMILKKNELFFFQYRPLNTTYILGFRSYEQGRHVKGLEEQSILIKWLEGQIAVARKPKSSVYQLSFLK, from the coding sequence ATGAGAAAGATTAAGGCCACGCTTGGGTATCGTTTGTTGGTGTTCCTTTTCCTCCCCTTCGGATTGGCCGTTGCTCAGAATAAGCCACAAGTTGGTACTGAATCGGCAAACGCCCCGTTTGAGCTTAAAAATGGCGACAGGGTAGTGTTTCTGGGAAACTCACTCTTCGAAAATGATTTTCAATACGGTTATCTGGAATTAGCCCTCACCACCCGTTGGCCCGATCGTGACGTTACTTACCGAAATCTTGGCTGGACTGGCGACAACGTATATGGTGTAGCTCGTAGCACGATTACCAACCCACCCACGGGCTATGACTTGCTGATGGAACACATTACCAAGGCACAGCCAACCCTGGTTTTTGTTGCCTACGGTGGCATTGAAGCGCAGGATGGAGAGGCTGGTCTGCCCAGTTTTACCGAAGGATTAGGCAAGCTGCTCGACAAAATTGATCAGCTAGGTGCCAAAGCGATTCTGCTGTCGCCGATTCCAATCCTGGCCGCTGATTCCGCCCAAAGCCTGGCGAAGCGAAATGCCATGCTGGAAGTCTATGCGTCGGCGATTGAAAAAATGGCTTCTGCGCGCGGCAAACGCTATATCGACATATTTAAGCCGATTCAGGAGATCAGCAAACAAACGCCACTGACCGATAACGGTATTCACCTGAACGAAACCGGCTACTATCAGTTGGCCATGATCCTTGAACGAAGTCTGGGACTAGGAGCCCGAACGGCTCCCATCTCGATCAGCATATCAAAACAAACTGCGGAGACTTCGGGACCGGCTAAACTGCTGGGCACTGGCAATACGAACGAAAACCTGCGCTTCACCATCGACGAACGCTCCCTCCCGCTCCCAACGCCAGCAGACGCAAAAGGGCTACCCGATCAGGCACAGGTGCTTAAACTAACGGGTTTGAAAAAGGGGTTCTATACGCTCACCGCCGATAACGAGGAACTAGTAACCGCTTCGGCGAAACAATGGGAGGAAGGCGTTGCGATCCGGCAGGGCAGTAATTTTGAACAGGTGCGTGAACTCCGGCAGATGATCCTGAAAAAGAATGAGTTGTTTTTCTTCCAGTATCGCCCACTAAACACGACCTATATTCTTGGATTTCGCTCCTATGAGCAGGGCCGTCATGTGAAAGGCCTCGAAGAACAAAGTATTCTCATTAAGTGGCTGGAAGGACAGATTGCCGTAGCCCGCAAGCCCAAATCCAGCGTGTATCAACTTTCCTTTTTGAAGTAG